GATCGAGAACCCGTCGATGACGGCGTGGGACGGCAGCTGGTTCCTCGCCTACTCGGCGAACCGCTACAACTCCACCGGCTACGCCACCGGATGGGCGGTATGCGCCACTCCCGGCGGCCCGTGCCGGGAACCGTCGATGGAACCGTTGCTGGTCTCGAACGGCGAACGGGTCGGGCCGGGTGGCCCGGCGACCTTCGTCACCGACGGCGTGCTCCACATCGGCTACCACGGGTGGAACCCGCCGTTCCACGACTATCCGGCGTACCCGTCGTGCGACACCGATGGCGACGGCGAGTGCCTCCAGGCCCAGCGTTTCCTGTTCATCGACTCGCTCTGTGTCGCCGGCGACCGTGCCTGGGTCTACTCGCCCCACGGCGAACCGTTCTGCGACGTCGAACCGGGGAAGTACTACACCGGACCGGTTGCCTGGCTCGCCGACAACGACATCACGACCGGCATCAGTCCGTCCGCCTACGGCGGGCACCAGACGGTCAACCGCGCCCAGATGGCCACGTTCCTCTGGCGGCTCATGGGTGAGCCCGATGGTGCGGCGACGACCAGTTTCGACGACGTCGCCGCCGGGCGGTACTACACCGACGCCGTCGCCTGGCTCGCGGCATCCGGCGTGACCACCGGCATCGCCCCCCGCACCTTCGATCCCGACGGGACCGTCACGCGGGGCCAGATGGCCACCTTCCTGTGGCGACTCATGGACAATCCGGCCCCGCCCCCGACCTCGGGCTTCGGCGACGTCCCGACCGGCCGCTTCTACAGCGAGGCCGTTGCCTGGTTGGCCGACGAGGGCATCACCACCGGCATCGCGCCGGGGGTGTTCGACCCCGATGGTTCGGTCACCCGCGTCCAGATGGCCGCCTTCCTGTGCCGTCTCGCCGACACGACCGTCTACGCCGCATCGGACGCAACGACACCCTCCTGCACCGACTGAACCCGACGCGCGGGGGTGAGCTCGCGGCTCGGGGGCCTACGATCGCGATCACATCATGGGTCGCGTCACACCGCCATCGTCGGTCGAGTCGAGTCCGCAACGACGGCTGCAGTACCAGCCGGCACTCGACGGGCTCCGAGCGGTCGCGCTGTTGGGCGTGGTCGCGTACCACGCCGGTATCGACGAACTCCACGGCGGGTTCCTCGGCGTGTCGACCTTCTTCACCCTGTCGGGCTTCCTCATCACGTCGCTGCTGATCCGCGAACAGGCGGCGTCGGGACGGGTCTCGCTGATCAGGTTCTGGAACCGCCGACTGCGACGCCTGATGCCGGCCGCCCTTGCGACCATCGCCGCAACCGTCGTGCTGGCTGCGCTGATCGGCGACGATTCGCAGCTGGCCCGGCTCCGCGGTGACGGGCTCGCATCGCTGTTCCACTTCTCCAACTGGCGCTTCATCTCGGCGGGCGACAGCTACGGCGCCCTCTTCCAGAGCCCTTCGTTCTTCCGCCACTTCTGGTCGCTCGCCGTCGAGGAGCAGTACTACCTCGCGGTGCCGCCGCTGATCGCGGCGGCGCTCGCCCTCGCCGGGAGGCGCGCCACGCGGGCCGGACTCCCCGTCGCCCGTTCTCGGGGTCTGGCCGTGTTCCTCCTGGCCTTCGCCGCCGCCGGGCTCGCCTGGCCGGCAATCCTCTCGGTGCGCGGGGCCGGCACCGACCGTCTCTACTTCGGCACCGACACCCGCCTGGGTGAGCTCACGGTCGGCGCGCTGCTCGCCCTCTGGTTCGTGCGCCGCGACCAGCAGATCGTCACCGGTCGCCGAGGAATCGCGGTCGCCACTGCGCTGACCGTTGCCGCCGTGATCATCACGGGGTTCATGTGGCATACCGCCCACCCCGGCGACGAGTACCTGTATCGCGGTGGGCTGGCCCTCCACGCCCTGTTGACCGTTCCCGTGATCGTGGCCGCGGTCGCGCCCGGAGGACCGGTGCGGGCGCTGCTCTCGTTCGAACCGCTGCGGCGACTCGGCGTGGTCTCCTATGGCGCATATCTCACCCACTGGCCGATCCTGTTGTGGCTCCAGCAGGAGACCGACCTCGATCCGCTCGGGCGGTTCGCCGCCGGATCGGTTCTCACTCTCGTGGCGTCGCTCACGTTGCACCGGCTCGTCGAGCAGCCCTTCCGGTCCGGCGAACGCGCCGCCCGGGTGCGCGTCTGGGTGGCTGTCCCCGCGTCGCTGACCGTTGCCGCACTCGTGATCGGGGTGACCTCATGGCGACAGCCCGACTCGGCGCCGATCGATTTCGCCGCCGCTCAGGACGCGCTCGCCGCCCTGGACGATCCGGTCGGGTCCTCGTCCGACACCACGCCGTCCGGCGACATCGCTCCCGACACGACCTCCGGTCCCCTCGACCCGGACGCACCCATGCGGCTCGCCGCGTTCGGTGATTCGACCGCTCTCATGACCGGGCTCGGGATTCTGCAGTGGGCCGAGACCCACCCGTCCGAGGTCGAGATCGTGCGGGGCAACGCCAAGCTCGGATGTGGGCTCCTGAGCGGGGGGACCCGCATGGTCGAGGGACGTGAGGTGGAGGTGCCCGACGAATGCGACGGGTGGCTCGCCGACTGGATCGACGTGCTCGGCGACCGCCGGGTCGACGTCGCCGTGGTGCAGTTGGGCGCGTGGGAAGTGACCGATCACCGCCTCGAAGGCAGCGACGAGTTCCGCTCGATCGACGACGCCGACCATCGCGCGCGGCAGGAGGCGGCGCTCGACGAGATGATCCTGGCGCTCCTCGAACACGCCGACACCGTCGCCCTCCTCGCCCATCCCGACGTCGGCGAGGCTCGTCTCTCCACGATCCCGGCGGGTGTCTCCTACCCGGAATACGACCCGCGTCGCGCGCAGGCGTGGCGCGACCTGGAGTACGCGGCCGCCGACGGTCCCGACGCGGTCGACGCGGACCACACGTTCGTCATCGACCTGGCCTCGTGGATCGACCAACGGCCCGACGACGTCCGCCTCCGACCCGATGGGGTGCACTTCTCCCAGGAGACCGGCGCCGAGGTCGCCCAGTGGCTGGTGCCGGAGATCCGTCGGGGCCTCGATGCCGTGCTCGACGCGGCGCCCGAACCCGTCGACCCGGTCGACCCGGTCGACCCGGAGCCACTGCGCGTGCTCCTCACCGGCGACTCGCTCATGGTCGACTCGGCCGACGCGATCGCGGCCGCCCTCGCCACGGCCGATCGCCCGATCGTGGTGCAGTTCGAGGGTCAACCGGCCCGGCCGCGTACCGTCGAGCAGACCGACGACTGGCGGACCAGGGTGGAGGCGTTCGGCCCCGACCTGGTCGTCGAG
This is a stretch of genomic DNA from Acidimicrobiales bacterium. It encodes these proteins:
- a CDS encoding family 43 glycosylhydrolase produces the protein MRSSSLSRHDRPRRPGGIIDRGVIGVLGAIATLAALITPAGAYPGAPWFEPGQPYDQNFADPAIIEVDGTFYAYATTTGGSSMPVMTSTDLHTWIARGDALGAGPSWAPRIDVGWSVWAPSVVELPTGDFLAAFAAQTATPGRRCIALATAATPLGPFTAFGTSPFVCEPDPNGALDPFLVVDEHAVPWLIWKNEGVPVGHPSLASRRTGFWSRQLTNDGTAWRAGSSVHFLMETTELARPWQGTVIENPSMTAWDGSWFLAYSANRYNSTGYATGWAVCATPGGPCREPSMEPLLVSNGERVGPGGPATFVTDGVLHIGYHGWNPPFHDYPAYPSCDTDGDGECLQAQRFLFIDSLCVAGDRAWVYSPHGEPFCDVEPGKYYTGPVAWLADNDITTGISPSAYGGHQTVNRAQMATFLWRLMGEPDGAATTSFDDVAAGRYYTDAVAWLAASGVTTGIAPRTFDPDGTVTRGQMATFLWRLMDNPAPPPTSGFGDVPTGRFYSEAVAWLADEGITTGIAPGVFDPDGSVTRVQMAAFLCRLADTTVYAASDATTPSCTD
- a CDS encoding acyltransferase family protein gives rise to the protein MGRVTPPSSVESSPQRRLQYQPALDGLRAVALLGVVAYHAGIDELHGGFLGVSTFFTLSGFLITSLLIREQAASGRVSLIRFWNRRLRRLMPAALATIAATVVLAALIGDDSQLARLRGDGLASLFHFSNWRFISAGDSYGALFQSPSFFRHFWSLAVEEQYYLAVPPLIAAALALAGRRATRAGLPVARSRGLAVFLLAFAAAGLAWPAILSVRGAGTDRLYFGTDTRLGELTVGALLALWFVRRDQQIVTGRRGIAVATALTVAAVIITGFMWHTAHPGDEYLYRGGLALHALLTVPVIVAAVAPGGPVRALLSFEPLRRLGVVSYGAYLTHWPILLWLQQETDLDPLGRFAAGSVLTLVASLTLHRLVEQPFRSGERAARVRVWVAVPASLTVAALVIGVTSWRQPDSAPIDFAAAQDALAALDDPVGSSSDTTPSGDIAPDTTSGPLDPDAPMRLAAFGDSTALMTGLGILQWAETHPSEVEIVRGNAKLGCGLLSGGTRMVEGREVEVPDECDGWLADWIDVLGDRRVDVAVVQLGAWEVTDHRLEGSDEFRSIDDADHRARQEAALDEMILALLEHADTVALLAHPDVGEARLSTIPAGVSYPEYDPRRAQAWRDLEYAAADGPDAVDADHTFVIDLASWIDQRPDDVRLRPDGVHFSQETGAEVAQWLVPEIRRGLDAVLDAAPEPVDPVDPVDPEPLRVLLTGDSLMVDSADAIAAALATADRPIVVQFEGQPARPRTVEQTDDWRTRVEAFGPDLVVEYMGYWEIAAGGLADPPYGTPGFAEGYRTQTLDPWFDHLASIGSAEIVLAAAPVGNPVVSTTIADVVAILEEEVGDRSGVWFVPTASALAPDGYTDRLVDPRTGELERVRRVDGLHLCPDGAERVTDLVLDVLRREYGLVFDDSWRPGDWRLAPPIDLATECPPLS